The Triplophysa rosa linkage group LG15, Trosa_1v2, whole genome shotgun sequence genomic sequence TTCAAaaaggttgccgacccctggtctacagtatcgaacgcagcactaaggtcgagcaggactaggagtgagatgttacctttatctgatgctataagcaggtcgtttgtaattttaacgagcgcagtttcagtactatgatgcggtctaaagcctgactggaatttttcgtgtatgtcattattttgtaagaaagagcacaactgagtggacactactttttctagtattttagacaggtaagggagatttgaaatcggtctatagtttcctagttcattggggtctaagtttggtttcttgataagaggcttaatgacggccagtttaaagggtcctgggacatggcctagattaattgacgagttgataatgttataaatgggctcaattgcaacgggtaataactcttttaataatttagttggtatgggatctaataagcaagttgtaggtttagatgttgcaataagtttaattaaatcttcctgttttataggtgaaaaacactgtagcctttcttttggggcgatggttggtactaatttataggacagacttggaggttgagtttttactattttgtctcgtatgttttcgattttctctgtaaaaaaattcatgaaatcattgctaccaaggtgcggcggaatacccaggtcaggtgaagtctgtttatttgttagtttagcaactgtactaaataaaaaccttggattgtttttgttagtttctatgaggttacggaggtgctcagcctttgctgcttttagtgcctttttataacagtttgcactctctttccacgcaattttaaagacctctaattgggtttgtttccatttgcgctccagtttacgtgtttctcttttaagggcgcgagtggtgctattgtaccatggtgctgcgtttttctcattaatcttttttgacttcataggtgcgacagcttctaatgtattagagaaaatagtgcccaatttgctggtcatgtcatcgagcgattctatatttattggtatggttattaaaggagtcagatctggcaagctctttgcgaaactatctttagtagtcgaggtaattgttctaccctgtcgataacgagttaaacggctgatttctgcagtgcgcagtgtacatgttataagatagtgatcagtgacatcgtcgctttgaggtataatatctatattggttagatcggctccgtgagatataatcaagtctagtgtatgattaaatcgatgagtgggtccattgatgtgttgtgttactccaaaagagtgtaatagctctgtaaacgccactgctaatgcatcgttagcactatctacgtggatattaaagtctccgacaattagtactttatcaacgttaaccaataggtccgataggaagtccgcaaactctttcagaaaatcagtgtagggaccagggggtctatacactgtagccaacgtacaagaaagcaatggttttttactgtcaattggaacaattatgttcaacgcaagcacttcaaatgatttaaatttatgctccgttctctgagttacagtaagaaagtctctaaagattgttgcgacactgccacctcgaccaaccggacgtggctcatgcatataacagtagcttggtggagtacactcatttagaccgtaataatcatttggtttaagacaggtttcggtaaggcaaagtatatcaaaactgttgtctgtgatcatttcatttacaataactgcttttgaatttagtgatctaatattaagtaggccgaactttatgagtttgttttggtcgtttattacattgtcctcaggtttaatcacgattagattttttctctgagatttggctattttgttattttgtagtattattcgggggacagacacagtctctatgcatttggaagcagtaacatttctaacagatgagtgggaggaacacagactttggttgaagttttgacttaccgctgggagacgtagtcaagcggtgcgtagcgtctttgagatgttgtcagacagaagaaccgctccgatgctgctggggtgcaggccgtcagggcggaagagcctaggtcgctcccagaacagatcaaaattataaacaaagagcagcttctgttcaatacaccatgacatcaaccatttatttacagcaaatagtctactgaacttttcattccctcgtcggtaggtaggaagcggccttgatacgatgatcctcgccgtgggcgatgcgttgcgtaccgtctcgatcagactcctgaagtccctcttcaggatcgccgactgcctcatcctgatGTCATTCACCCCCgtgtgcagcacgacagctccaacgttagcatcgtccttcaggatcgcaggtacctgcgcagagacatcaagaacacgggcgccaggaaaacaatgagtgagcaccttacctttagtggaggaagcgcgtacgttccggacgattgagtctccgatgaccacagcattgcattccgtctcgcagagggcggcaaagcggttcctggtcgggatctcgaagaccggtggcggcggttgagtcatcgctccagtcctggctcgcgcctttcgccgtgggtgtgccggtgcaggagtgaagttcatttgggctgaccgtgttctcgaaacctgggctctgtgcagagaaacacgtgCAGTAGAAGTGGAAGGTTCCTGATGACTCATCGTTTTCTCTTATCTGGTTGGTTCAATAACGCACCAGTCAAGCAGacatcagacactttaatgcATGCACCCAGATGATGCACCCAGCTCCAGGTTGTTGTgattgcaccagacagccagctctgCAACTTCCTATCTGTAAACAGGATGAGGCCGATGATGGTAGTGTCATCTGCTTGACAGAGGAGTCTTTTGCAGTGCAATCATTTGtatacagggagaagagcagtgggaaGAGCACGCATCCCTGAGGGGCACCAGTGCTGATTGCGAGTCCCAGATGTGAGTTTACCCAGCTTCACTAGTTGCTGCCTGTCTGTTAGGAAGTTAGTGATCCATTGACAGATTGGGGTGGGCACGGAGAGCTGGGTCAGTTTGTCTGAGAGAAGGTCAGGCATGATGGTATTAAAGGCCGAACTTAAGTCCACAAATAAGATCCTTGCATAATTCCCAGGTCTATCAAGGTGTTGCAGAACATAATGTGTGAAGTGCAGATCAGAGCGAGTGTGGAGTGTGAG encodes the following:
- the LOC130565964 gene encoding uncharacterized protein LOC130565964, whose amino-acid sequence is MSHQEPSTSTARVSLHRAQVSRTRSAQMNFTPAPAHPRRKARARTGAMTQPPPPVFEIPTRNRFAALCETECNAVVIGDSIVRNVRASSTKGKVLTHCFPGARVLDVSAQVPAILKDDANVGAVVLHTGVNDIRMRQSAILKRDFRSLIETVRNASPTARIIVSRPLPTYRRGNEKFSRLFAVNKWLMSWCIEQKLLFVYNFDLFWERPRLFRPDGLHPSSIGAVLLSDNISKTLRTA